Genomic window (Rhododendron vialii isolate Sample 1 chromosome 4a, ASM3025357v1):
ggttttcTTGGTCTGCTTTGACGGTGTTTTTGCCGCGTCTCAAGGTTCTCCATCTTTTTTCCTTGAACTTTCTTGATGATGGTTCGTTAAAAAACCTCCTCTCTGGCTGCCCAGTCCTTGAAGAACTAGCAATAATTACGTCGCCAAGAGGTAAGATAAACACATTATGCATTTGCTCATCTACTCtgaagaaattgattgtactcaACTTCGAAGAAAGAAGTGTTCAATGTGGTGTTGTGATTAAAGCTCCATCTCTTGAAAGCCTCGAGCTCAGTGATAGTGTATCGAGGGATTTTGAGGTTGATGAACTCCCTGCTTTAGTTAAGGCAGATGTTCATGTTTGTTTCGGCAATGATGGCTATGAAGGTAGTGATTATTACTGTAATGCGGTAGTTCGGATGCTTGCAAAGGCTTCTAATGTTCAGAATTTGTGGTTATATAATGCAACTCTCAAGGTAACTACTAATTTATTCTTGTGGTTGTGACAAGTTTATCAAACTAACAAATTGGGTGCaaaatctcattttcttttgtgtgtAAATCATCTCAGGTTGTTATCCATGCTTCTGCCTATAATGAACTGTTGTTTCCTTCTTTGACCCACTTGCACATTGCAATTCATGACATTCCTTGGTCTGTTGTTCCGGACTTGCTCGGGCACATTCCTAGTTTGACAGTTTTAGTTCTGACCAAGGTGAGTTCATTTTGTGGGGATCTTTTGAGGTATATTTTCATTTGTTTCAAACCTTCAATGTCATTGACTGTTGTGTTGTTACCAGGATAGAAAATGTTGCGACGTGTGTTTGTGGAGTGGAGCGCCAGAGAATGTGCCTCTATGTTTGTCACTCAGCTTGGAGAAAATTGAATTTAATGGATTTTCCGGATGTAACAAGGAGATGAAACTGGTGCGGTATCTTTTGGAGAATGCCATGGTTTTGAAGAGGTTGACTCTTCGTTCTTGGAGCAGGAACAAGAAAATAAAGACAGATCTTCAGAAATATGAGAGAGGCTCGAGCACATGTCAAATTGAGTTTTGCCACCAAAAAGGAAGATTTGGGTCTTACCGGTTCTCCACCGTGGAGTGGCTTTGATATTTTGCAGTATACAACAACACCTGGAGTAGAGTAACAATCTCAGCCTTGGTATATTTGCCCTCTTTCTTTTGTCCAGCACAAGAAATGTGCAGCTCTTAGAAAAATGTAGGTTAATTTTCCAGCTCTGCATCTTTATAATATGGTGAAACTGTGAAAGTACATTGAGACCCTCTCAACTATGCCTTTTTTCCACGGAGACTCCCTAATGTTTAAAACCGTCCgtacagaccccctcaactacatgaaatgaaaaattggcTAACCCTGTTAACGGAATGAGGAAAAATAACGATTCTACCCCTTAAAAATTGCCCCACACTGACCCCCTCATCTATAGAAATTGTTCACGTTGATTCCTTCATCTTAACGGTGTTTTTGACAGAAGGGTGTTGAGTGGTTTAGGgttatagttgagggggtctgtatgGGTGGTTTTAAATGTTAAGGGGTCTTCGTGAAAAAAAGGCATAATTGAGAGGGTCTTCGTGTACTTTCACCTTATAATATTTGATATCTAGCTAAGAATATGCAATATTGGATACTATTGAAAATGCTTGAAGCGATATTCATGGATCTTTTCACATAGGTCTGTTTTGCTTGTAAGTTAGGAATGACCGTTCTTCAGGTGGCTCTTTTGATTTAGGATGATGTGATGATGTCTTGCTGCTGTTTTTTTCTAACCGTCTTCTGCTTTGGCTCTCCCTGCTTTTGTGCTCCTTGGAGATCTCGTTTTCTTGTTTGATGCATTTTGCTATATTcattttgtctttcaatttttcttgcTGGATCTAATTAAGGGTTTGTGTAATGGTATTGCTAGCGAATTTTTTGATCCATCCCAAAccaattctctctttcttcccttGCCCACTAACTTACTgatttacttatttatttatgcaGTGATGTTTAATGTCATTGTACTAGCAAATTATCCATGCGTATAGGCATCCGGTAACATAAGGTTCACTAGAATCGCTACCCCCAAAAGCTACTATTTACATCGTTACATGATTTCATTAGTATGcaaattaatgaaaaaatactagtacaatttttgtgtgattGGTCAACATAAAATCCATTTGGTAGTACTTTCATCTCCTAAAACGTGACTACCGCCATTTGTGACTAAGTGATGGTGGTCGTCCATTCATGTAGATTAGCAACACAGCCGCCATTTGCGACTAAATGATGGGGGTCGTCCATTCATGTAGATTAGCAACACAGCTCTTGTGATCTTTACACTTTAGAGTCACACCAGCACattaatagttaaaaaaattcttcttaATAACTAAAGTATCTAATAACCAAGAAAAATACTTCATTTGTACCTAAATAAGAGAAGTGCAGCTCTTAGAAAAATGTAGGTTTTCCAGCTCTGCATCTTTATAATATTTGATATCTAGCTAAGAATATGCAATATTGGCAACTATCAAAATGCATGAAGCTATATTCATGGATTGTTTCAAGTAGGTCATTTTGCTTGCAATTCAGGAAGGACCGTTCTTCAGGTGGCCCTTTTAATTtggggttttttgttttatttaggATAAAGTCATGATGTCTTGCtgctgttttttttgggtaagtctGCTGCTTTGGCTCTCCCTGCTTTTGTGCTCCTTGGAGATctcattttcttgtttgatgGATTTTGCTATGTTcattttgtctttcaatttttcttgcTGGATCTAACTAAGGGTTTGTGTAATGGTATTTCTAGCTAGGATTTAATTGTGCTGGCgaattttttgatttaataGTACTATTGGTGCTGTGTTATAGTACATCTGTTTGCATGGAGAATGAGATGGATTATCCAAATCAAGATTCAGTTATTTCTTTGTATTTAAACCCATGAATAGCTTAAACTAATACTCCTACAGAAGTTGGAACAAAAGGGATTAGACTACTTAAGACTGCCGTTAAGCTAGCATGGTTGAAACAAAGTTTTACACAAAtatgctggaaaaaaaaaaaaaaatagtctcaTGACATAGAAAAAAACCGAATAGTTCATGAATAGAAGTATTTCGGCTTAAGATCTTTCGTGCGCAAATGCCATGGTGTCTTTgcattttttgggaaaatttcaaaatagcaccttacctttcacacaaatcacgcATAGGCAGCTGACCTTttaatattatcaaaaaaacacatgTCCTAttaaaaaactcatcaattttcCACCCGCCGTTAACTTTCCATTCAAAAACAGACGGAAATGCTGAAATGGCCTACACCTGACAATTTGGAGGGAAACCAATATGTATTTTGAGGGAAAAATATATTACTCTACTGATTTCTCCCGCCAAAATCTACCTATGGGGCCATGGAGTTCCAATAACAACTATTTTACTTTctctataacttttagttttgttttttcttttcttttcttttttttcgcgtttgttagttttgcgtcaaccttttgtgacttattgatttgtctcgacaagacaaatcgaaaaagtatttttttttatacttttacccaaatgttttaggaaataatcacttttaaataaaaaaatgactatttcccaaaatatttgggcaaatatataatttttttttactttctgaTGACAAAAAAAAGTGAGGTGCAACTAAGAAAGAcgggaaaaaatttaaataagaacaaaactaaaaaaaagttaagtggaatGGGGATGTCCCAAACatctccttcttctccttcatttGCCTCACACCATCTCAAGCTCTGCCAAAAAAAATGGCACATAAATTTAATCTCCAAAATGTGCAATAaccagttcaaaaaaataaacagttacAATAACCGAAATGAAGTCTTATAAGCATTACTCCCATAACAAACCATTGGAACTCCATGGCCCCTCAGGTGGGTTTTGGCGGGAGAAATCAGTAGAGTAATGTGTTTTTCTCCCAAAATGTATATTGGTTTCCCTCCAAATGGCCAGATGTAGGCCATTTCAGCATTTCCGTCtgtttttggatggaaagttaacggcgggtggaaaattaatgaatttttaaataggtcaagtgtttttttgataatattaaAAGATTAGGTGCCTATACGTGATTTGTAAGAAAAGtcaggtgctattttgaaattttcccttatcCATATCCATATCatcaaaatgtttttttctcCCCTAGAACACAGTAAAGCGTACGCATGCTTCAAGAGGAAATCTACGGGGTGAAATATTAGAGCCATGATCCTCCTATGCTATCAGTTTGCCAATTAGACAATCTCAATTTCGAGAGGATCGTAAACTGCAAGTGGTTTCTGTCTTCTGCTAGCTTCTTCATCATGATTTCTGCTAGTTTCTTCATCGTGAATGGCTGCTTCACTGGTCTTATAATTGGTGTTTCTCACTAGATGTCACTCTACCTGATTCTGGAGATCAAACTGAATAAATCTGAAGTTTGTGAAGGATGGCACTGCTCCACCGATGCCCCTTTTACGGGCATTGCACCTGGGAGTCACCGATTTGCTAAGAATCGACGGTACTCATTAGatgcaaaagaaaaaccaaaatcacTACGATGTCACTTACTGTGACACATGCTCATTATTTTTATATCTTAAGTCTCATATTTATGCATTTTGTGTGCCTTTTATGTGGGTGCGTTATATGTTTCGGCGAACAGGATATACTCATAATCTGACATTCTTAGCGACGCACAAAACTCTATGTAAAGAATGTTGTGAAGTCAAAAGTCGATATCGTAGTTCGAATCCTACGAGCGCGGATGAATAGCGCTCTACCATCAGGAATGTTGAATGCCATTTTACCTAAGTGGCTAAACTGCCTTTTTATTATAACTTTAGAATTACAGAGGAAATCAAGATACTTCCATGAGTTGTACAGAGACTCTGGTTAACTGGCATAATGATCTCTGAATGGTCAATCAAggtaagttattttttgttatgtgttaagcttgaatggaaaaaaaaaaatcaatcggGGTTAACTGTAACTAATTTAGCCAATCACGATTAATAAATGCTAACCATGATTAGCTAACATTATCAAGATCAAAATGAGTTTAACTTTTGATTAATCACTAATCAAGTGATCATTCATGGAATGGTGAAGCAAATAactctttttaattattgtgGTGTCACTTTCAGAAACACAACTGTGTTCAGAGTCGTTGGATGCACATGAGGACGCATACATCCAATGGCTCCGGACACAGATGTGCATGGAGTTGGATTTAAAAAGTGTGGTCTTAGAATTGTTGGAGGTTTCAGGGTTCCCACATTGAGAGGtagaaaaattaatgaaaaattaagaaaatcaaGTAGAAGTAGTTGGCATTTTTTGGTTATTTCATCTTGTTTTAAGTAAAGTCCAACAAACAAatgctttgtttttctttccatagtcccaaaaaaaaaaaaacccgttaATACTCCCCTCCAAATCAATTTTTAATTATCGTTtgtctctttccttttttttttttttttaattttataataatTCTCGGACAAACCATTTTGAAGAAGGAAAGGAATagtaaaagatttttttttctaagtttTCATAAATACAGAACAATACACAGGAAATACTGGCCTAAATCCTGAATACAGGTACAAAGGACCCCTAATACTGTATTTGCATActcgaaaaatgattttcacccACTATTTGAtgactatatatacatacatacctTCGTATTATAAAGGTTATAAATGTCAAAGGAGCCTCTTCTAGAAAATGTGTTATTTCTTAAAGAGGATTTATGAAATTCTTTTGGGTGACTATAACCGTTCGATGGACGAAAACCCATGTGTATCGAACGGTTTTGGAAATAGTTGTGTTCGAAATTGTGTTTTGAAGTTGTGTGCATATCATTGCTCAGACAAAAAGTACTTCATCCAATACGtgtgaattctctctctctctctctctctctctctggtgcaTAAATAAGCTGCATTCTTTCAGAGAACACATCAAGACTGTAATTTTGGAACTTCCTCCTTTATTTACTGTTCTGCACCCATATGGATTAAGTTCACGAAATCCATATCCTAAACCTGATTTTTActctgttttcatttttgtttttgtgtttcgTCCACTTGTGTTATAGCATCAGCATACCAGAGACTACAAAGATGCACAAATCTTCGAAAACTCGAAACTACCGCGATAACAAACCTAGAGATTCCGAAAAAGATGATCGGATTACCAGTCTACCGGAGCAACTTCTTGCTACTATATAGTCATTGATGCCCACAAAATATGCTGTCCGAACCAGCTCATTATCAACCAGATGGAGATATCTTTGGACTTCTGTACGAAGTTTTGACTTCTATTGTTATAACAAGCACCTTTGGAGACTGCAAGGATGCACGTTCCGGCTTCATGAATTTTGTGGACAGAGTTCTGCTTCTCCACAATCTGCAAAACATAGAAAGATTTCGCCTTGAATGCAGGTATGGGTACTACAATCCATACCGTGTTAACTGTTAACTCATGGATTCATGCTGCAATCAAGCTAAAAGTCCAAGAGATTGTTCTTGATCTTAACATAGAGCCTGTGGTTGAATTGCCCCAAATCCTCTTTACCTCTGTCAATCTTGTGGTTTTAAAGTTAACTGGTTGTGTGTTCTTTCGGTTCTCAAGGTGCTCCATCTTCATTCGTTGACATTTCTCGATGACAATTCTTTTAAAACCTCCTCTCTGGCTGCCCAGCCCTCGAAGAACTGAGGTTACAGAGCATGACTATGTCAGGCAAAGACAACAAAACGACCTTATGCGTTTGCTCTTCTACTCTGAAGAGATTGTGTATCAATTGGAAAAGTTTTCAACAATATGGGGTTGTGATTGAAGCCCCAGTTCTTGAAAGCCTCAAGTTTGTTGATTGTGTGTCCATGGTTTTTGACATTGATGAGCTCCTTCCTTTAGTTGAAGCAACCTTTCGTGTCCATGGGTCTTAGAAAGCGTTTGTGTTTTGGTCATTGCTAAGATGTTAGAAGTCATTTTTTCCTAATTAACCTGTTCAGACATTGCAAGAAGGTAAGTTCACTTATGTGAAGGGTTTAGTTTTCAAGAAGGTAACTAATCTTAATGGAGACCATTTCAGGATTAACGCAATCTTTGAAGCCTTGAATTGtctttattttcttgttcaATGATCATTTCACTTAATTTCTACAGGTCATTCATAATTTTCAAAGTTCAATGATCAATCCCAATCCAATCCGCTAATGaaatctcacacacacacacacaaaagaagaagagcTCAGGAGGGCCTCGGGCACTAACCAAAAATCCAATATGTTTCTCCAGCAAAATTCTGTCTTATCACAAAATCACCAGTGTATAGACAGACAACCTATCTCACACAATTCACACACCACACATAAAGTCATAAACAGCTATGATTAAAGAAACCAATCATGAAAAATGCACAGAAACAACACTTCGTTTCCAAACATTTCCACTGATTCATAAGTTGTGGCAAATGTATCTGAACATGCATTTTAAGGTGACTTTTGGAATTCGCAGTTTTAAGTATGGAAAATGTTGTCTTTGATTGGAAATATGTAGATGAACGAATGGAAGAATTGTTGAGCATAGAAGTATTGTTTCAATGgatttttggccttttttttttttggtttggtaaaaTTAAGTtttatgagaaaagaaaagaaacagaataCATGCCCCTGAAGAAAGCTCCCAACAAGAAAAGGGCAGCAatggaaaaaacaagaaacaagggAAACAATACATACTAATTGACTACATTCCTTAACACCTTTGCGATTTATAATAGGAATGGTTGTCTTGCTGTTTGGGTAGCAAATGTAGAAGTCTTTCTGCCATAACACAGTTCCAAATTGAAGGACGGAGACATAATCCGAAAATTCTGGCTTTATCCTCTATCATCCAAATCCAGTAAACTAGTAAAGCATCTTATGGGAGTGCATTTAGGGGTGGTATCCAAACACCTAAGATGGAAAAAAGAGCAACaatgcaaaattcaaaaaaaagaccAATCCAAACACCCTCAAAGTCTTTTGAGTTTTCATTTTGCATTTCCAAACCACATTCAACCCgggaataaaagaaaaaaaaaaaaaaaacgcacaACATTTTCCTCACTCATTTCTCATTCTTCATtctcgcccccccccccccccccccccccccccccccccccttaaaatcatgaaaaatgcATAAAACTACACTTGAATGCTACTAAACATATCCAATGATTCATAAATATTCCAAAACTAATAAAAGATATCAACTTTCCTACTTTAAAGACTCTGGATAGCAAAAGTGACCTCAAAGTGCAGATTGGATTCATTCCATTGAACGAACACAGCTGTATTTGTGTTTTGATAACTCGGAAGTCCGGACCAACTTACGAACACAGCTGTCTGTCCACAAGCATATATTGATGAGGTTCCTCAGATACATAATTTGTTACAACAATTTCTTTCGCAATATGTAAACATCCGCCTCCTCATACGCATACTCCGGATGCAAATGCTCGCGAGGAACCTTCTCCACATCAAAAACCCTGCTGCAAATCTCCCAAAACAAGCTATGAGCCTCAGGAGATCTGATCTGGTACCCGAGCAGCACGGCCCCGCCGTCCCCGACCAACGCCTCCATGGCACTCACCAGCGGGCCCACGGTCTCCTCGATGTAAACGACGTCGGTGGCGATGACGAGGTCGAACGGCGGGCCTAGGGCTTGGATCTGGTCGGGCTTGGTCCAGTAGAGCTGGGCCGTCTTtaggttttttttcaaaacggGCTTGTTGCGCTTGAGGTTGCGCTTGAGGGCTGGCATGACGGGGGCGATGTCGGTGAGGACGACGTCGTGGAGGCCGAGGAGGTGGAGGCCCATGGCGGCGACGCCGCAGCCGGCCCCGATCTCGACGGCGCGCTTGTTTGGGAAGTCGAGGAGGGCGGCGTAGGGGTTTGTTGTTGTGTCGGAGGGTTGCGGCGGGGCCGACCAGCGCTCGGCGAACTTGACAAGGAGGAGGGAGCAGGGCCAAACGGAGGTGCCGACGTGCATGGAGTTGTTGTCTTGTTGGATTGAGAGGAGGGAGTCGCGTACGCGGAGCTCGACTACGGGTGACTCGGTGAATTTCATctcgcgcgctctctctctctctctctctctctctctctcgttcttttTCTGGAACAGCCAACCGTAGTGTTTTTTGCTAGTGTACAATGTCCGGACCAGCTTACTCGTATATCGACTTAATTAAAGTGAAATGAttttgattttgccactcctttgCAAGTATATTTTCAACGTCACTACCCTACAAGTGAATTtttcaattaacaaaaaaaaaaatgaacaaaatcaacaacctagtttagagcaagtttatcaatcTCTGTAAATAAGAGAAAAAGCTATTTTAGCTAATGAAAGGGATAAATTCTCCCCTGCACCAGCAAAGCTAAACCACACGGTATAATTTCTTCCGCTACAGTAGTTCGGTTCTTCTACCGAAGAACTGTTCACACGCGATCCAATTCTTTATCAATTTTTCTGGCGCGTTTTTTCTTCTCCGGTTCAGTCCTTTTCCCGCGCTATCTCCCccttccctccctctctctcttctcttccttttaGTACCCTATTTGTGCTAAAGATTTCCTGTCAATCCCCAGAATTTGTGTCTGCTGCAACAAAGGTATGaattcctaacttttattgttttTGTGTATGAGTTTGAGATTGAGAAATTATGGTACGAAGAATGCATGATTATTGGGTCAGGGCTTGAAATACttgcttatttttttcatcAGAGATAAGATTGGAGCTTTTGTGGGGAGCCATGTGTATGATCAAACTTGTTGGAGAAAATGGCTCACCAACTGTTTGAGAAATTTACTGAGTGATTTGTTTTCAAGGGATTCATTGTAGAAAGAAGTGAAGTGAAGCTACCACCCTTAATTGTTTTCAAGGGATTCATTTACTGAGTGATTTGTTTTCATTGATTCAAACTTGTTTTCAAAGTTTAAATCAATGTAACTTTGCTAGACCTTTGGAAGCATCGATTAAAGTGGAGTTTTTAGCTGATCCCTAGACCTTAAGTTAACTGGTAAACATTGCGTAATGAATCCCATAGCTACCACACCAGCAGGGCCTAATGCATTTAACTATTTTAATTGAAGGTCATTGACTGACCAACATAGTCTTTTAGTCAATATGGTC
Coding sequences:
- the LOC131323189 gene encoding putative FBD-associated F-box protein At5g53635 codes for the protein MMVRSSKVHGEKSNDTDYLEGKDWISNLPDAILCHILSLMPTKNAVRTGILSTRWKSLWASVPVIDLRYYRMGYGDPGSFMDFVDRVLLLHNSPNLTKFHLHCGWGNENPYRLNSWISTAINRHVQELVLSITSKAIFELPRHLFTSIDLVVLKLSYGFSWSALTVFLPRLKVLHLFSLNFLDDGSLKNLLSGCPVLEELAIITSPRGKINTLCICSSTLKKLIVLNFEERSVQCGVVIKAPSLESLELSDSVSRDFEVDELPALVKADVHVCFGNDGYEGSDYYCNAVVRMLAKASNVQNLWLYNATLKVVIHASAYNELLFPSLTHLHIAIHDIPWSVVPDLLGHIPSLTVLVLTKDRKCCDVCLWSGAPENVPLCLSLSLEKIEFNGFSGCNKEMKLVRYLLENAMVLKRLTLRSWSRNKKIKTDLQKYERGSSTCQIEFCHQKGRFGSYRFSTVEWL
- the LOC131323194 gene encoding uncharacterized protein LOC131323194 yields the protein MKFTESPVVELRVRDSLLSIQQDNNSMHVGTSVWPCSLLLVKFAERWSAPPQPSDTTTNPYAALLDFPNKRAVEIGAGCGVAAMGLHLLGLHDVVLTDIAPVMPALKRNLKRNKPVLKKNLKTAQLYWTKPDQIQALGPPFDLVIATDVVYIEETVGPLVSAMEALVGDGGAVLLGYQIRSPEAHSLFWEICSRVFDVEKVPREHLHPEYAYEEADVYILRKKLL